A region from the Toxotes jaculatrix isolate fToxJac2 chromosome 2, fToxJac2.pri, whole genome shotgun sequence genome encodes:
- the amigo1 gene encoding amphoterin-induced protein 1 isoform X2 produces MLQSATRTGAVGSTLNCHKTCICASNIVSCSKMNLTTVPTGIPHYTAVLDLSYNEITRLRSEWTPVKLPKLHNLLLSHNGLHFLSSEAFIYVKHLRYLDLSSNNLRQLDEFIFEPLVNLEVLLLYHNQISQIDRSAFVGMINLQKLYLSQNQISRFPAELVKEKTRLEKLSLLDVSSNKIKMLPIDELQVLPAWIKNGLYFHSNPLLCHCDLYTLLAHWYIRKLNSAVDFKDDYTCILPGPEKTQVGVFDLSGDNMNCSTFKEADEEAFLEQTLTLSCDTKHRDMLKTWTMPGNVLVTPGSNQTAKVLQDGSLQISPVRSEDSGTYTCFATSEVFNETIYVVLKVHNFTMHGSGETLNTAYTTLVGCLASVVLVLMYLYLTPCRCFCCPNKGKTRGEDSIHSSMLSVTPTHEDPALKAELNRHVAFIDSKDLQGQNGKVNPNGDEDDEDLDAEAGSLMKGKRKKSVAESISSVFSDTPMVV; encoded by the coding sequence ATCGTGAGCTGCTCCAAGATGAATCTGACCACTGTCCCAACTGGTATACCCCACTACACCGCCGTGCTGGATCTCAGCTATAATGAGATAACGCGGCTGCGGTCCGAGTGGACCCCAGTCAAGCTCCCAAAGCTCCATAACCTCCTCCTCAGCCACAATGgtctccacttcctgtcttcagAGGCTTTCATATACGTGAAGCACCTGCGCTACTTGGACCTGTCCTCCAACAACTTGCGGCAGCTGGATGAGTTTATCTTTGAGCCTCTGGTCAACCTGGAGGTCCTCTTGTTGTACCATAACCAAATTTCACAGATTGACCGCTCAGCCTTTGTTGGCATGATCAACCTTCAGAAGCTCTACCTTAGCCAGAACCAAATCTCCCGCTTCCCTGCGGAGCTAGTCAAGGAAAAGACTCGTCTGGAGAAACTTAGCCTCCTGGATGTGTCCTCCAACAAGATCAAGATGTTGCCCATTGATGAGCTCCAGGTGCTGCCTGCTTGGATTAAAAATGGCCTCTACTTCCACAGTAACcctctgctgtgtcactgtgatcTGTACACACTCCTCGCCCATTGGTACATTCGAAAACTCAACTCTGCTGTGGACTTCAAAGATGACTACACGTGTATTCTGCCTGGCCCGGAAAAAACACAAGTAGGAGTTTTTGATCTCAGCGGTGACAATATGAATTGCAGCACATTCAAGGAGGCGGACGAAGAGGCTTTTCTGGAACAAACGCTCACCCTCAGCTGTGACACCAAACACAGGGACATGTTAAAGACCTGGACGATGCCTGGCAATGTGCTGGTGACACCTGGAAGCAACCAGACAGCCAAAGTGTTGCAAGATGGAAGTCTACAGATTAGTCCAGTGAGGTCTGAGGACTCTGGGACCTATACTTGCTTTGCAACAAGCGAGGTCTTCAATGAGACAATCTATGTGGTGCTGAAGGTTCACAACTTCACAATGCACGGGAGCGGAGAGACCCTGAACACAGCATACACCACCTTAGTGGGCTGCCTGGCCAGCGTGGTGCTGGTGCTCATGTACCTTTACCTGACGCCATGTcgctgtttctgctgccccaACAAGGGTAAGACTCGGGGCGAGGACAGCATCCACTCCTCCATGCTCAGTGTGACACCAACCCATGAGGACCCAGCGCTCaaggctgagctgaacaggCACGTGGCATTCATAGACTCGAAGGACTTACAGGGCCAGAACGGCAAGGTGAACCCCAAtggggatgaggatgatgaggatctGGATGCAGAGGCTGGTTCTCTTAtgaaggggaagaggaagaagtcaGTAGCAGAATCCATTAGCTCCGTCTTTTCAGACACTCCTATGGTGGTCTGA